Sequence from the Fulvivirga ligni genome:
GTACCCGCCACCTCTGAGGTAGAAACCACGTACTCTTTCTTCACCATAAGAAGGGATGATAATACCTGAAGAAGCTTCATTTTTAGCCGGGAACATCCCGAATATAAAACCCAAGGGTGTTGGTACGTCATTTATTTCCAGATTAAATGGCCCGGCAACTATCTTGTCATCAGGAATGGCTTTAGTTTTTCTGGCTCTGATTCGGTAATGCGGGTGGGCCAGGTCACATGTAGTATAAGTGTTGTCAATACTAAAAAGCTCATTCTCAGAGTTTTTAAATACAGTTTTTCCGTGTAGATATCCTTCGCCCTGCTGGGTGACTACTTCAGTGATTTTCGCGTTACCAGTTTTAAAGTTATAAATAATGTCTTTGGTCTCGTAAGTTTCGGCACCATTTTGAAAGATAGGATAGCCAACTTTTCTACCTAACGAGTCAAGCTTACCGTGTGCAGTTAGCGTTTGTTTGTTGTAATCAATTTCAATTTCATCGGCCTCTAGTTTGATGTTTCCATAATCAATTTTCGCATCACCATAAAGCTTTACTATTTTTGTGCTGATGGAAAAATTGATAGAATCTCTGGCAGAATAATTGATTGTGGTCTGGATATCACCTTTTGGAGTCTCATTTTTTAAAGAATCCGCAACCAATACTGTACTATCGCTGTTAACGGTAGTGTCAGCATTTATTGATTTTTTACCCAAAGTCTCCGTAGGTGCATTTAAATTTTTTTCAGGAGTTTGAGCATGACATATAGAAATGAATAAACCAAAAAAGACTAAAAGTAGTGTGTACTTGGCAGAAGACAAGAATTCCAATTTGCGTAGCGTATTTTTCGGTTTTAGAGAAAAAATTACAATTTTGTGCAAAGTTATTGGAATAACTTTTAAGAAGCGAAAGATTGTGAAGAATATTGCCATAGTTTTTCTTCTGTTAGCAATAACCTTGCTAACTTCATCTACACCGATAAGAAGAACAGATTTTAAAGTAAGAACAGTAGTTATTGATGCCGGACATGGTGGTCATGATCCAGGTACTCATGGTAGTAGCACTAAGGAAAAAGACCTGGTTTTAGCCGTGGCTTTGAAGGTTGGTGGCTACATAGAAGAGTATTTGCCAGATGTAAAGGTGATCTACACCAGAGATGATGATACTTTTGTGCCACTAAAAGGAAGAGCAGAAATAGCTAATAAAAATAAAGCTGATGTTTTCATTTCTATTCACGCTAACTCATTGCCAGATAACGTAAGCGCTGATCGAAAAAGCAGAATCAGAGGCACTGAAACTTATGTAATGGGAGCTCAAAATACTGGTCGAAACCTGGAGGTAGCCAAAAGGGAAAACTCGGTAATTATGCTTGAGGAGGATTACGAAAAAACATACGGCTTCGATCCTAAGTCACCAGAGTCATACATTCTTTTTTCTCTTACGCAGTCTGCTTTTCAAGAAAAAAGTATTTACTTGGCAACACAAATTGAAAATCAATTTAAACAGAGAGCGGGTAGAAACAGTTTAGGAGTAAAACAGTCAAGTTTATATGTGTTGTGGAGTACGGCTATGCCGAGTGTATTGGTAGAAATCGGATACTTGTCTAACACCACTGAAGAAAAACAACTGAATGATGCTTCCGTTCAAGGAAATATAGCCTCTGGAATTTTTAGAGCTTTCAGAGATTATAAAAATGAAATTGAATCTTTAAACAAATAATAAGTGAAGATATCCAAAGAGTTAAAGGTTGGCGTATTTATGATGTTCTCTATCGCCATTCTTTATTTAGGTTTTAATTACCTTAAAGGAGTTGATTTTTTCTCGTCTAATTCTAAATACTACGCTGTTTATGATAATGTGGATGGATTAACACCCTCTAACCCCATTTTCATTAATGGTTTTGTGGTAGGTCGTGTAAGCAGTATAAAGCTGCTTCAGAATTATAATGATCAGGTACTGGTAGAGATGGATATTGATGGAGATATTACTTTAGGAGACTCTGCTATTGCTAAGCTGAATAGTGATTTTCTGGGTAATAAATCTATTTTGTTGAGCACAGGAAATGTAGACAAGCCATTAATGCCTGGAGATACATTAATTGCTATACTTGATAAAGGTATTGCTGACATTCTTGCAGAAAGTGCTCAGCCCGTAGCCAATAATCTGGAAGCTACCATAAAAAAAATAAACTCTATTTTAGATAACTTGAATGGAAACAGTCAGAAAATAAATAGAATGATGGACGGTTTTGAAAGAACTCCGGTTGTTTTAAATGCTACTATAGTAGAAGTAAAACAAAGGCTAGGCTCTATCAATGAAACATTTGATGAGGTAGGAAGTCAGCTGAACTCTACGCTGGCGCAAGCAGAGCCTATGCTATCTAATCTGACACAATTTAGTGATTCATTAAAAAGGCTCGAGCTGAATGAGACGGTAAGAAAGGCAAACGAAGCCGTAGGCAACCTCAATGAAGCTGTAAAGCAATTCACTCAGAATGATGGCACCCTAGGTAAGCTTATTAATGAAGACTCGCTTTATAATAATCTTAATAATACGGTTCGAAGTCTGGATGCGCTCATCATCCACTTGGATACACAACCAAAAGACTTCCTATCTCCTTTTGGTAGGAAAAAGTCAAAAATTGAAAAAAATAGAAGAGAGGCTGCTGAAGATTAGCAGCCTTTTCTATTCCTGTCTTTCTACACACAATCCCGATGGTTTTCTGATAGTTTTTGCGTTATTTTATACAAACGCTAACTATTATAATTAATGATGTACACTAAGTGCATTCAGCTTCCTCATAGGCTGTTTTTTAGCATTGGTGTGTCAGTTTATTTATCCTTATGAATATAGAATTTAATAAAAACGAAGATCATTTAAAGCAGCTTATCTACCAGCTCGAGAAGAAGGAAGAGAAGACTAAGCTGGGTGGAGGTGAGAAGAAGATTGCCAAGCAGCATGAGAAGGGAAAACTTACGGCCAGGGAGAGAATCAGCTACCTGGTAGATGAAGGGAGTGAGCCTTTAGAAATAGGTTTGCTGGCAGGAAATGATATGTACGCGGAGGTAGGTGGCTGCCCTTCAGGGGGTGTGGTCACGGTAATAGGTATGGTACAAGGCAGAACCTGTGTGATAGTGGCTAACGATGCCACTGTAAAAGCTGGTGCCTGGTTTCCTATTACTGCTAAGAAAAATATGCGAGCCCAGGAAGTGGCCATGGAAAACAGACTTCCTATCATTTATTTGGTAGACAGTGCAGGAGTGTTTCTTCCTATGCAAAACGAGATATTTCCAGACAAGGAACACTTCGGTCGTCAGTTTAGAAATAATGCGAAAATGTCTGCTATGGGCATAGTGCAGATAGCGGCCATAATGGGTAGCTGTGTAGCTGGTGGAGCTTATTTGCCTATCATGTCAGATGAGGCTATGATAGTAGATAAAACCGGATCAATATTCTTGGCAGGCTCATATCTGGTAAAGGCAGCTATAGGCGAAAGTATTGATAATGAAGCACTTGGAGGTGCTACCACTCATTGCGAAATCTCTGGCGTTACTGATAATAAATTTGATAATGATGAAGCTTGCCTGGATTATATCAAATCAATTTTTGATAAAATTGGAGACGATGAAAAGGCTGGTTTTAGCAGAGTAGAAGCGGTGGAGCCAGAAAAGCCTGAAGATATACTGGGTACGGTGCCGAAAGACAGAACTACTCCTTATGATGTGAAGGATGTGATAAAACATCTGGTTGACGGTGGTGAATATGATGAGTATAAGGGTTTGTATGGTAAAACCATTGTTTGTGCTTATGCCAGAATTGATGGCTGGGCAGTAGGCATTGTGGCTAACCAGAGAAAGGTGGTAAAAAGTAAGCAAGGTGAGATGCAGATGGGGGGTGTAATCTATTCTGATTCAGCCGATAAAGCGGCACGATTTATTATGAACTGTAATCAGCGAAAGATACCTTTGGTATTTCTGCAAGACGTTAGTGGTTTCATGGTAGGCAGTAAAGCAGAGCATGGTGGCATTATTAAAGACGGAGCTAAAATGGTAAATGCCATGGCTAACTCTACAGTGCCTAAGTTCACCATAGTAATGGGTAACTCATATGGAGCAGGTAACTACGCCATGTGTGGCAAAGCCTATGATCCTCGTCTTATTTATGCCTGGCCTACATCCCAGATAGCGGTGATGAGTGGCGCCTCGGCAGCGAAGACGCTATTGCAGATCAAAGTAGCTACATTGAAAGCTCAGGGTAAAGAAATTACTCCTGAAGAAGAAGAAACGTTACTGAAAGAAATTACAGATAAATATAATGAGGAGCTAAGCCCGTACTATGCGGCTTCCAGATTGTGGGTAGATGGTATCATCGATCCTAGAGAGACCAGAAGGGTTATATCTACTGGTATTGACGCAGCCAATCATGCTCCTGTAGAAAAGTTTAATGTTGGCGTAATACAAACATAAGTTACTGAATGAAACAAGAAGAGATAAAGGCCTTAGTATCACTTTTAGATGATGAAGATGCTGAAATTATAGCACATGTGGAACAAAAGATTATCTCACTGGGGGGGAGCATGATTCCTATGCTTGAAAATGAGTGGGAAAGCAATCTTAATCCTTCTGTGCAATCTCGCATTGAAGACCTTATTCACACTTTACAATATGATTTACTTCAGGAAAGGCTGCAAAAATGGTTTGCTCAGGATGATGGAGACTTGCTTGAAGGCATGTGGCTAGTAGCTACTTACCAATATCCCGATCTGGAGTTAACTAAGTTGAGGCAGGATTTTGAACAGATCTATTATGATGCCTGGTTGGAATTCAAGTCCGATGTGCATCCATATGATCAGGTGAAGTTGTTGAATAGTGTATTGTTTAATAAGCTCAAATTCGGAGCTAATACTAAGAACTTTCATTCGCCCAGTAATTCTATGATAAACATTGTGCTGGAATCAAGAAAAGGAAATCCTATATCTCTTTGTGTACTTTACATGCTGGTAGCCAGGAAATTAAAAATGCCGGTGTATGGTGTTAACCTGCCAAATCTTTTCATTTTAACTTATAAAAGTGAGATAGATGGGGTGGACCAGTTTTATATCAATGCTTTCAATAGAGGCCTGATCTTTTCCAAAGATGATATTGATAACTACATCCACGAACTAAGGATAAATCCACAAGACTCTTTTTATGAGCCTTGTGATAATCGTGAAATCGTATTGAGATCTTTAAGAAATTTGGTAGTGAGCTTTGATAAAATCGGGGATCACGCTAAATCTGAAGAGATCAAAACTCTGCTTGAGAGCTTGGGTGATCACGGTCATTTGGGAATATAAATTATCCCCTTTTTACCATACAGCCAATAGGTCTACCACCTTTGGTGGCAGCTTTACCTGAAAGTAAATTATCGATATTTGCTTTCAGGTATTGATCTTTTACATCAGTAGCTACTTGAGGATTATTGTCAATCGCTCCTTGGTAGAAAACAGAGAAATATCCACCATTATTCTTAAGTAAGAATACTTCAGGGCTCTTTGAAGCATGAAATGCATTCATCACACTTTGATCTTTATCAGCCAAATAGGGTACTTTTAGTCCCCAGGTAGAAATCTTGTTCGCCATTTCTGTGGCTGATTCTTTATCTTCTACATGAGAGTTGATCAATATAAATGATAGGCCTTTAGACTCGTATTCAGCTATAAGCTGAGTAATTCTGCCTTCATAGTAAACAGAGTAAGGGCATACATTGCTAGTGAAAATTACCACCACACCCTTGCTGCTTTTATAATCTGTTAATGAAGTATTGCTACCATCAGTAACATTCTTTAACGTAAAGTTGCTCACCTCCTGGCTGAAAGCTTGAAATGAACATAATGCCAATATTAGAACAATTAACTTTTTCATGACTTTAAATATTGAAAGCTAAGATATAGTTTTCTTCAACTCTATATTCCAGTTTATAGCTTTTGGTAATACCATTGACAATTATTTTGCCAAAAACTGTTCCGATAAGTTCAAGTGTAAAGGGTTCTACCCGAATATGGTCTTTAAAAGATAGGTTCTTTGAGCTGTAAATTTTGTACAAGGCTTCTTTGGCGCACCAATAAACCCCCAATTTTTCAATGCTATTATCAGCATCTTCTACTTCCTTTTCATCTAAGAATTTATGCTGTACCCTCATTAGTTTCTCCTTTTTCTGCTCCAGATCAATGCCCACATCTTCCTTTAAATCCAGTAATATGGAAACATAAGGATATGAATGTGAAAGAGAGATTTCAACACTGCTATTTTTAAGAAATGGCTTGCCATGTTCATTTTTAATTACACCATGATACGGCAGGTTCAGCTGCTCGCACATGGCCATTAAAGTAAGTCTTCCTGCCAGCCATTCCATCTTCTTATGCTCGTGCCTAAAGGTGTTGAGCAAGCTGTATTCATCGGTTTTGCTTTTAAGTGCTTCAAACAAATAGTTGTAAGATTCTTGTATGTGCCAAAGGCCCAGGAATCTGCTATTATTTATTTTTTCGATTTTGTAGAGTGGCATTTGATAACTGACTGGAAACTTGCTTCTTTGCTTAAAATTTAAAAATAATCATTATTTCATGGGCAAAGTTAACGTTTCCAAACTCAAAACCTTTACCGGACATAATGATTGTGTTTATACCCTGGAGAGAACCCAGTATGATCATATTTTCTTTTCTGGTGCTGGCGATGGAATGGTAGTGTATTGGAACCTGGCCGAATCAGAGAATGGTAAGCTCATAGCCCAACTTCCAAATTCTATCTACGCCTTACATTATATGCCTACCAGAAATTTGCTGGCAGTGGGTCATAATTATGATGGGATTCATTTAATAGACTGGGAAAATAAGAAGGAAACAGGATCATTAAAGCTAACAGACGAAGCCATTTTTGATATTGATTCTTATAAGGATCATTTGATTGTGGCTGATAAGAAGGGCACCGTAACTATAATCAATATCGATGAGCTGCGGATAGTTTATAAAATTCATTCCAGTGATTATAGCGCACGCTGCATTGCTGTAAGTGAAGACCTGAATGAAATGGCCGTTGGTTTTAGCGATCATAAAATCAGGGTTTACTCTCTGGAAGACTTCAGTTTGAAGTACGAGCTGTCTGGTCATGATAATTCTATTTTCACTTTGAAGTACTCGCCTGACAATCAGCTTTTAATGAGTGCGGGAAGAGATGCTCATTTGAAAATTTGGGATATCAAAGCAGGATATTTATTGTTAGAAGATATAGTGGCCCATATGTATGCCATTAACCACCTGGATTTTAGCCCGGATGGTAAACATTTTGTAACTTGTAGCATGGATAAATCCATAAAAGTTTGGGACACTCATACTTTTAAATTGTTGAAGGTAATAGATAAAGCCAGACATGCAGGGCATGGTACTTCCGTGAATAAGTTACTATGGTCTAATCATAATAATCTTTTGGTAAGTGCAGGAGACGACAGGGCAATATCAGTATGGGATATTCAGTTTAATAATTAATAGTTGGTTTAACTACAATTTTGTGCTATGAAAATTACACCGTTAGAGATAAGACAAAAAACATTTGAGAAAGCCTTTAGGGGGCTGGATAAAGATGAGGTGAATGCGTTTTTGGTCACTATGTCTCAGGAATGGGAAAAACTGGTAGATGAGAATAAAGAACTTAAGATAAAGTTAGAGTCTTCTGAAAAAGAAGTGGAGAAGCTTAGAGAAGTAGAGAACTCTTTATTCAAAACGCTTAAAACAGCGGAAGATACCGGAGCCAATATGATAGACCAGGCTACTAAAACAGCTGAGCTACACCTGAGAGAAACTCAGATGAAAGCAGAGGCTATTTTGAATGACGCCAAAACCAGAGCGAAGGACATAATGGAGGAGGCCGAGATAAAGTCCAGAACCACTATTGATGACATGGAGTCTGAGGTGAAATCATTGGCTCATATGTACCGAACACTAGAAAATGCCAAGGATGATCTTCTTTCAGATATAAAAACATTTGCTACTGAGTCATTAGAAAAAGTAGAGCGAGTAAAGGCTCAGAAAAAGAAGTTTAATATAGAAGAAGAGATGCTTCGTATTAAAAGAGAGTCTGTTGATAAAGCTGCCAAAAGTGCCCTTAAGTTTGAAAAGGAAACTTTAGATGAGATTAAGCTGGAAGTAATAGCCCCAAAAATTGAACCTAGGGTAGAAATAAAACACAAACCTCAGGAGGAGGTACAAGCGCCAAAGGAAGAAGTACCCGAAGAACCTAAAGTAGAAGAGGAAGAGATTGCTACTATGGAAATTCAGGAGGAAACTCAGGAAGAGGAGCAAGCAATAGCATCAGCAGAAGTAGAAGAGGAGTCATTTGAGGAAATTGAAGAAGCTGAGGAAGAAGAGGTAGTTGAAAAAGTGGAAATTGTGGAGAAGGAAGTGGTTTTTGAAATCAAAAAAGAGGAGCCTGAAGAAGAGCCTGCTACCATAGAGCCACCAGTAAAGAATAATAAAGTTAAAGATAATAAGAGTACATCTTTCTTTGATGACATTGAGTAATGGGGAAAATTCAACTGAAGGGGCTGAGGTTTAAAGCATACCACGGCTACTATGATGAGGAGCGTCAGAAGGGAAATCAATTCGAAGTAAATATTTCAGTAAAAACCATCTTCAAGCAGGCATCAGAACATGACGATCTTGAAGGTACGGTTGACTACGAGCACCTTTACAGGATTATTAAGGAGGAAATGGAAATCTCCTCTAAACTACTTGAACATGTGGTGAAAAGAATTTCAGATAGAGTAATGTCTGAGATTGCAGCTGTGAAGAAAGTAAAGGTTTCCTTGTCCAAATTTAACCCTCCCTTCGGAGGCGATTGCCGTGAGGCGGTAGTAACTATTAAGGCTAGCCGAGACTAGATTTTAGGGAGCTCTTCACCTGCTTTTACGAAAGTAAATCCTCTGGCATCTGCGCCTTCATAGAAGTCTACTTCAAGGCCGAGCAGATACATGGTCTCTCTTTTTTGCACAAGTACAGTTACACCATCTTGTAGATATTCCAGGTCTGTATCTTTCTTTTGGTCAAACCCAAGCATGTAGGTGAATCCAGCGCAGCCACCGGCTCCTTTAATGCCAATGCGAAGAGAATAACCTTCAGGGATATTCTTGTTATCCATAATATTCTTCACTTCTTCTACCGCTTTAGCCGTAAGGGTTACAGGCACTAATCCATCCATGATTATCTGTGTTTTGTTTATCCTACTGTAAACTTAGAAAAGAAAAAATTAATTTCTGAATAGCTTATTTTTAAATAATTCGGAGGCAATTATCTCAGTTTTAAAATAATTTCGTTGTAAACTCATTGAATTAATTAATTTAGAGACTGAACTATAAAAACTTATGGAATTAGTTATTGAATTCGCTAAACTACTGATACCGGCTGCTATAGTTTTATATGCTATGTATCTGGTGGTGAAGTCTTTTTTAGATAAAGAAATCGCAAAACAAAGCCTTGAAGTGAGAGGCAAAAGTATAGAGACAGTGCTTCCCAACAGGTTGCATGCCTACGAAAGGGTATGTCTATTTCTTGAGAGAATCACTTTAAATAACCTTATTCCACGTTTGAATAATGGTCAATACACAGCCCGTGAGTTTCAGCATATTATGATCAATGAAATTCGCGAGGAGTACAATCATAACGTGTCTCAGCAGCTTTACATGAGCAACGAGGTTTGGGAAATGGTGAAAAGTGCCAAGGAAGAACTTATTACTCTAATCAATGAGTCTGTTGCCGAAATGAAGCCCGAGGCTACTAACCTGGATCTTGCCAGACATCTGTTTGAAAAAGCAGCTCATCTGCCAGATGATAAGATTCAAGTTACTTTGCTTACTTTGAAGAATGAGATAAGACAAGCGTTTTAAAAAATGGCTGCAGAAGGAAATAAGTTTTTTAAGAAGGCACAGCGCATGGCTGCTGAAATGATTCAAAATAGAGGTAAGCTCAATGATTTATTGAGTAACTCTGTGGAGAAGATTCAAACTTATTTATCTAAAAACAATGAAAGTCAGCCTTTACAAAGAGCCCTTACTATTGTAAGGATGGTACGGGCTTATATTAATGGCAGCTACAGAGATGTTCAGAGGAAGAATATTCTTCTAGCTATAGCGGCGCTGGTCTATTTTGTGATGCCCATCGATTTAATGCCTGATTTTATTCCTATTACTGGTCTTGTAGATGATTTTGGAATTATGCTTTGGGTGTACAAACAGCTGCAGGAAGAAGTGGATGCTTTTTTAGCCTGGGAGGATACTCAGAATAACATTGCCTAGCAAAATGCTGTTTTACCAGGCATGAACAATATCCCAAAGTCAGCCCTGGTTTTTGGTAGCACTGGCCTTATTGGCCATCATTTGTTGCAAGCCTTACTTTCAGATGAATATTATGATAAGGTATATGCGGTGAGCCGTAAGCCTATTCTTAATGACTCACCCAAACTGATAACTATCCTGGCCGATTTTGAAAATGTAGAAGAAAGGGTTCAAGGTCTGGAGTTTGATGATGTTTATTGCTGCCTGGGCACCACCATTAAAAAAGCGGGAAGCAAGGAGCAGTTTCGAAAGATTGACTATGAATACCCTCTAAAAGTAGCTGAGATGCTTCCTGCAAAAAAGGACGTTCAGTTTCTGATTGTCTCTGCCATGGGCGCTAAAAGTTCTTCGAAGATATTTTACAGCCAGGTGAAAGGTGAAGTGGAAGATGCTTTGAAGCTAATCAAGTTCAAAGCTTTACATATATTTAGGCCCTCTTTATTGTTGGGTGATAGGGAAGAAAAAAGAGCGACAGAAAAAATTGCTATAATACTTTTTAAGGTGTTTGAATTTGCCTTTGTAGGGCCATTAAAGAAGTATAAAGGAATTGAAGCTAAAAAGGTAGCCGAGGCTATGTATGCTTCAGCAAAAAAGAACTTATTGGGGCTACATGTCCATGAATCAATAGAAATAGAAAACATAGTTTAATGGTTGCAGTAATTCAGCGTGTTACCGAGTCATCGGTGAAGATAGAAGGAGAGGTAAAGGGAGAAATAGGCTTAGGACTTACCATACTTTTGGGTATAGAGGAGGCTGACAATCAGGAGGATATAGAGTGGTTAAGTCGGAAGATAACTAACATGCGCATTTTTAATGATGACGAAGGTGTAATGAATAAAAGTGTGCAGGATGTTGAGGGAGATATATTGCTGATTAGTCAATTTACGCTTCATGCCAGTACTAAGAAAGGAAATAGGCCATCATATATAAAGGCCGCCAAGCCGGACGTGGCCATTCCACTTTATGAACAGTTCATAAAGCAAGTGGAGGCGGACCTGGGTAAATCAGTACAGACTGGTGAGTTTGGAGCGGATATGAAGGTTTCTCTGGTTAATGATGGCCCTGTAACTATTATTATTGATACAAAGGATAAGAAATGACCCTGGAAGAAGCTCAGAAGATCGTAGATGAATGGATTAACACCACTGGTGTGAGGTACTTTAATGAACTGACCAACACTGCCATTCTCACAGAGGAAGTAGGGGAGGTTGCTCGTATTATGGCCAGAAGATATGGCGAACAATCCGAAAAGGAATCTGATAAGAATAAGGACCTTGGCGATGAAATGGCTGATGTGCTATGGGTGCTCATCTGCCTGGCTAACCAAACCGGGATAGATCTTACCGAGGCTTTTAAAAAGAACCTTGAAAAGAAATCTATCCGCGATAAAGATAGACATAAGAATAATGAGAAGTTGAAGTAATTAAGCGCTCAGGCAGATTTCGCCATCTCTAATTACTGGCACTACATCATATTCATCCATTTTCATGCAAAACTCAATGTCCTCATGTATGTTGAGGTTATTCAATCTTTTAGCATGAGAAGAGCCTTTGATAACATCAAGCAACTGAGCTTCAGAGTATTCGAAGGCTGTGTGTGCGAAAAGCGGTGCATCGCATTCATTTACGAACTCGCCTTTCAGCCTTTTTACCAAGGCTCCTGCGAATAATGAATCTTCCATATTCACTTTACCTTTCCAGCCAGCACAGAAGATCAGAGCGTCTTTGTCCTGCTTTTTTAGGTAGTCAGCCACAGCTGATATGTTTAAGAAAGATCCAATGATGATTTCAGCCGCTTCGGCAGATTTTTCTATGGCTACGGTGCCATTGGTGGTGGTAACGGCCACTTTCTGGTTTTTAACATTCTCCGCCATATAGTCGAAAGGAGAATTGCCCAAATCAAAGCCTTCTACCTTAATGCCATTTCTTTCTCCGGCAATGAAATATCCTTGCTCACGCATTTTAATGCAGGCATCTCTATCCGCAAAAGGACGGATGGCCTTTACCCCGTGTGCTATGCCGGTAGTCATGCAAGAGGTGGCGCGCAGAATATCTACGATCACCACCACTTTACCTTTTAGATCAAATAAGTGTATAAGCTCAGGGCTTAAACAGACATCTATTTTTTTCATATATGACTCTTAGATCAGAGGTAATTTGTTTACAACGGCCTTTAAAGCCTTATTTCGTACTGATATGAAAATCTCTGACCCGCTTGTAGCAAATTCTTTCTCCACATAACCTAGACCAATTCCCTGACCTAGCGTTGGAGACATGGTGCCTGAAGTTACTTTTCCAATTACCTTACCTTCACTATCATGGATTTCGTAGTCTTTTCTAGGAATACCTTTGTCTTCCATTTTAAAGCCTACAAGCTTTTTAGTTACACCTTCTTCTTTTTGTGCTTTCAAAGCTTCAGAGTT
This genomic interval carries:
- a CDS encoding 2-phosphosulfolactate phosphatase; this encodes MKKIDVCLSPELIHLFDLKGKVVVIVDILRATSCMTTGIAHGVKAIRPFADRDACIKMREQGYFIAGERNGIKVEGFDLGNSPFDYMAENVKNQKVAVTTTNGTVAIEKSAEAAEIIIGSFLNISAVADYLKKQDKDALIFCAGWKGKVNMEDSLFAGALVKRLKGEFVNECDAPLFAHTAFEYSEAQLLDVIKGSSHAKRLNNLNIHEDIEFCMKMDEYDVVPVIRDGEICLSA
- a CDS encoding nucleotide pyrophosphohydrolase; translated protein: MTLEEAQKIVDEWINTTGVRYFNELTNTAILTEEVGEVARIMARRYGEQSEKESDKNKDLGDEMADVLWVLICLANQTGIDLTEAFKKNLEKKSIRDKDRHKNNEKLK
- a CDS encoding NAD-dependent epimerase/dehydratase family protein; the encoded protein is MNNIPKSALVFGSTGLIGHHLLQALLSDEYYDKVYAVSRKPILNDSPKLITILADFENVEERVQGLEFDDVYCCLGTTIKKAGSKEQFRKIDYEYPLKVAEMLPAKKDVQFLIVSAMGAKSSSKIFYSQVKGEVEDALKLIKFKALHIFRPSLLLGDREEKRATEKIAIILFKVFEFAFVGPLKKYKGIEAKKVAEAMYASAKKNLLGLHVHESIEIENIV
- the dtd gene encoding D-aminoacyl-tRNA deacylase, which encodes MVAVIQRVTESSVKIEGEVKGEIGLGLTILLGIEEADNQEDIEWLSRKITNMRIFNDDEGVMNKSVQDVEGDILLISQFTLHASTKKGNRPSYIKAAKPDVAIPLYEQFIKQVEADLGKSVQTGEFGADMKVSLVNDGPVTIIIDTKDKK
- a CDS encoding DUF7935 family protein, whose protein sequence is MELVIEFAKLLIPAAIVLYAMYLVVKSFLDKEIAKQSLEVRGKSIETVLPNRLHAYERVCLFLERITLNNLIPRLNNGQYTAREFQHIMINEIREEYNHNVSQQLYMSNEVWEMVKSAKEELITLINESVAEMKPEATNLDLARHLFEKAAHLPDDKIQVTLLTLKNEIRQAF
- a CDS encoding YkvA family protein, with translation MAAEGNKFFKKAQRMAAEMIQNRGKLNDLLSNSVEKIQTYLSKNNESQPLQRALTIVRMVRAYINGSYRDVQRKNILLAIAALVYFVMPIDLMPDFIPITGLVDDFGIMLWVYKQLQEEVDAFLAWEDTQNNIA